The Megachile rotundata isolate GNS110a chromosome 8, iyMegRotu1, whole genome shotgun sequence genome has a segment encoding these proteins:
- the LOC100875163 gene encoding putative inorganic phosphate cotransporter isoform X2: MALGFLCCYAIRVTTSVTLEAMTDASSANPAFEEFNWDNTIKNNILSSFFWGYVCTQLIGSIIAQRWGAQKLYAGAQLICGAVTLSVPFLSHYCGWEAVCASRVIAGLSQGTVLPCLHTLLSKWVPPEERGRMSTFVYAGGWIGNVICLLSSGLLSGSALGWPSCFYIWGGLSIVSGALFLFIGKESPTEHSSIPKDEKEYIETSLGITETDEKLPVPWMAILTSAPMWALLVTQAAQNWGFWMLLTKIPSYMSSVLNKNIQQNGALSSLPYLTAWLLSFPISYVSDLLIKRSILSVQASRKICNSIGQWIPAAALIGLGYVDKEHPDIAIAVLVIAVACNIAIYCGHNVNHMDLSPNFAGALMGITNTVANICSILAPLVASIVVVDSSDVSQWRNIFFLSAIIYIVGNLIFVLFGTSQIQPWNDPQKKIQETSLNNVEAPAVENRYVKEKEEIKKDTENTNIEKNA, encoded by the exons GAATTTAACTGGGATAatacgattaaaaataatattttgagttCCTTTTTCTGGGGATACGTATGCACACAACTTATTGGCAGTATTATAGCTCAACGCTGGGGAGCTCAAAAGCTTTATGCGGGGGCGCAACTTATTTGCGGTGCAGTGACACTTTCAGTTCCTTTTTTGTCACATTATTGCGGTTGGGAAGCAGTGTGTGCTTCCAGAGTAATTGCTGGCTTAAGTCAAGGCACTGTTCTCCCGTGTCTTCATACGTTGCTGTCAAAATGGGTGCCGCCGGAAGAAAGAGGACGAATGT CGACCTTCGTTTACGCCGGTGGATGGATCGGAAACGTGATTTGTTTGCTGAGTTCCGGCCTACTATCGGGATCCGCATTAGGATGGCCTAGTTGCTTTTACATTTGGGGCGGTCTCTCTATTGTCTCTGGTGCTCTTTTCCTCTTTATTGGAAAGGAATCACCAACTGAACATTCAAGTATACCAAAGGATGAGAAAGAGTACATTGAAACTAGTCTTGGAATCACTGAAACTGATGAG AAACTGCCAGTCCCATGGATGGCGATATTAACTAGTGCTCCAATGTGGGCTCTGTTAGTTACCCAAGCTGCCCAAAATTGGGGCTTCTGGATGCTTTTAACTAAAATTCCATCCTACATGTCATCTgtcttaaacaaaaatattcaacaa AATGGTGCTTTGAGTTCACTGCCCTATCTAACTGCCTGGCTTCTAAGTTTTCCGATCAGTTATGTTTCTGATCTTCTTATCAAACGGAGTATTTTGTCCGTTCAAGCGTCGAGGAAAATTTGCAACAGCATAGGTCAATGGATTCCAGCCGCGGCATTAATCGGTCTTGGATATGTTGATAAAGAACATCCAGATATAGCTATAGCAGTATTAGTAATCGCTGTTGCCTGTAATATTGCTATTTATTGTGGTCACAATGTAAATCATATGGATCTCAGCCCTAACTTTGCTGGTGCTTTAATGGGTATCACAAATACAGTTGCTAATATTTGCAGTATTCTAGCTCCGTTGGTCGCTAGCATCGTCGTTGTAGATTCG tctGATGTTTCACAATGGAGAAATATCTTCTTCTTATCAGCCATAATATAtatagttggaaatttgatatttgtctTGTTTGGTACATCTCAAATTCAACCATGGAATGATCCTCAGAAAAAAATTCAAGAGACATCTTTGAATAATGTAGAAGCACCAGCAGTAGAAAATAGGTAtgtgaaagagaaagaagaaataaaaaaagatactgaaaatacaaatatagaaaaaaatGCGTAG
- the LOC100875276 gene encoding GPI alpha-1,4-mannosyltransferase I, stabilizing subunit, translating into MIVSRVQQFCMKAILVSSLILQTAVICEPINASVSLAVEGNGFHRSLQYQINVDNLIEECYVSIYLKLPSDLYVNVHELDNLRRLGVSTACSDGETDIEVFKERAETQNITICALLTNKQCTMKLPIHQRYQYASNINKYVNITLPKPKLLIGCRKRITEYRVSKIDLCSPCVEFVPKWREISYVMYTKHEWTIPVGDTASLSAVTYITLLLTILCTIYLMRTIWRSMSRQHQKEE; encoded by the exons ATGATAGTAAGTCGTGTTCAACAGTTTTGCATGAAAGCTATTTTAGTTTCTTCTTTAATCTTGCAAACGGCAGTAATTTGTGAACCGATAAATGCTTCTGTTTCGCTAGCAGTAGAAGGCAATGGATTTCATAG atCCTTACAGTACCAAATAAATGTTGATAATTTGATAGAAGAGTGTTATGTCTCCATTTATTTGAAACTTCCATCTGATTTATATGTTAATGTTCACGAATTAGATAATTTAAGAAGACTTGGAGTC AGTACAGCATGTTCAGATGGAGAAACTGATATTGAAGTGTTTAAAGAGAGAGCAGAAACTCAAAACATTACTATTTGTGCATTGTTAACTAATAAGCAATGTACTATGAAATTACCAATTCATCAGCGTTATCAGTATGCCAGTAACATTAACAAATATGTGAATATTACATTACCAAAGCCAAAATTGCTTATAGGTtgtagaaagagaattactgaGTATAGAGTTTCTAAAATAGACTTATGTTCTCCATGTGTAGAATTTGTACCCAAATGGAGAGAAATTTCATATGTTATG TATACAAAACATGAATGGACAATACCAGTTGGTGATACAGCTAGTCTATCCGCAGTAACTTATATcacattattattaacaatcttatgTACAATTTATCTTATGCGAACAATTTGGAGGTCCATGTCAAGACAACATCAAAAAGAAGAATAA